One Paroedura picta isolate Pp20150507F chromosome 3, Ppicta_v3.0, whole genome shotgun sequence genomic window carries:
- the LOC143831121 gene encoding uncharacterized protein LOC143831121 isoform X2: MVKIWEKAGKPPLDMRRHMATQSPSKLATAPEREEGEEEGPSTSGQAAAETVEARLRAMEARVTSLEAQVAELKGEIEQQRQQREAEELKKKEDEDLFRRKVRGSVGRLSRRVREMEGAGQGSSGT, translated from the exons atggttaaaatatgggagaaggctgggaagccccccctggacatgaggaggcatatgg ccacacaatcaccatccaagctggcaacagcacctgagcgtgaggagggggaggaagagggaccttccacctcgggacaggctgcag ctgaaactgtggaggcaaggctgcgtgccatggaggccagagttacttccctggaggctcaagtggcagagctgaaaggggagattgagcagcaaaggcaacagagggaggcggaagaac ttaagaagaaggaggatgaggacctcttccgccgcaaagtccgggggtccgtgggaaggttgagcaggagagtgagggagatggaaggggctgggcaggggagcagtgggacctga
- the LOC143831121 gene encoding uncharacterized protein LOC143831121 isoform X1: MLSTPSDLASQYCRTTLVMRLDSNCGVSTSCVSSLFCVLLLMICLFLCPATQSPSKLATAPEREEGEEEGPSTSGQAAAETVEARLRAMEARVTSLEAQVAELKGEIEQQRQQREAEELKKKEDEDLFRRKVRGSVGRLSRRVREMEGAGQGSSGT, from the exons atgctgtcaaccccctctgacttagccagccagtactgtagaaccactttggttatgcgcttagactctaactgtggtgtgtccaccagctgtgtttcatctctgttttgtgtgcttttacttatgatttgtctttttctttgcccagccacacaatcaccatccaagctggcaacagcacctgagcgtgaggagggggaggaagagggaccttccacctcgggacaggctgcag ctgaaactgtggaggcaaggctgcgtgccatggaggccagagttacttccctggaggctcaagtggcagagctgaaaggggagattgagcagcaaaggcaacagagggaggcggaagaac ttaagaagaaggaggatgaggacctcttccgccgcaaagtccgggggtccgtgggaaggttgagcaggagagtgagggagatggaaggggctgggcaggggagcagtgggacctga